In Arthrobacter sp. SLBN-112, a genomic segment contains:
- a CDS encoding SIS domain-containing protein, producing MTAEWSLREADLRTLTTPTLPAVLPGARFTDPASADVVRAHLDNVVPALESLRGQSGRLAAWGVELAQRLLRGHRLLAAGNGGSAAEAQHLTAELVGRFDGERVPFSAISLHAESSAVTAIANDYGYDDVFARQVRAHGRSGDVLMLLSTSGKSPNLLRAAEAAGRLNMATWAMTGPGPNPLALACDEAVMIDAPNANAQEGHLIALHAVCRAFDLEVHRRTPHAVPGKPGGGRP from the coding sequence GTGACTGCCGAATGGTCCCTGCGCGAAGCCGACCTTCGCACCCTGACAACGCCCACCCTGCCCGCCGTGCTCCCTGGTGCCAGGTTCACCGATCCGGCCAGTGCCGACGTCGTCCGTGCCCACCTGGACAACGTGGTTCCGGCGCTGGAGTCGCTCCGCGGGCAGTCCGGGCGGCTTGCCGCCTGGGGCGTGGAGCTTGCGCAGCGCCTGCTCCGGGGCCACCGGCTCCTCGCCGCGGGCAACGGCGGTTCCGCCGCGGAGGCGCAGCACCTGACGGCCGAACTGGTGGGCCGGTTCGATGGTGAGCGGGTGCCGTTCTCGGCGATCTCCCTCCACGCCGAATCGTCCGCCGTGACCGCTATCGCCAATGACTACGGTTACGACGACGTTTTTGCCCGGCAGGTGCGCGCACATGGCCGTTCCGGCGACGTGCTGATGCTCTTGTCCACCAGCGGCAAGAGCCCCAACCTGCTGCGGGCCGCCGAAGCGGCCGGCCGGCTCAACATGGCCACCTGGGCTATGACCGGCCCCGGGCCCAACCCCTTGGCGCTCGCCTGCGACGAGGCCGTCATGATCGACGCCCCGAACGCCAACGCCCAGGAGGGGCACCTGATTGCCCTGCACGCGGTATGCCGCGCATTTGACCTGGAGGTGCACCGGCGCACACCGCACGCTGTTCCAGGCAAGCCAGGAGGAGGCAGGCCATGA
- a CDS encoding fused MFS/spermidine synthase produces MAKRAKPGGRGRSGAGVVEVPKGAAPDGPVEGVYYIDTGDCELIADQDNSTGWLLKINGVMSSHIDLADPLFLDFEYMRWMAALIESRWPPSSTAAAPGGTAHKLRGLHLGGGACSMARYFSAAYPDARQVVVELDGKLAEYVRGWFDLPKAPLLRIRVGEARAVTETLTEHTRDFIIRDVFAGAFTPRPLTTAEFTAHAKRVLAPGGLYVANSGDAPDLKNAREDAATIAAAFKHTVIIADPAMLKGRRYGNMVMAGSDVPFGGDPQLRRRLLGGAVPAHLWDDAQVRAFAAGAPVRHDPPHPHPNLASSAREPGGRGPT; encoded by the coding sequence ATGGCCAAACGTGCAAAGCCGGGAGGCCGCGGCCGGTCCGGAGCAGGCGTGGTGGAGGTGCCGAAGGGTGCGGCGCCGGACGGTCCCGTGGAAGGCGTGTATTACATTGACACCGGGGACTGCGAGCTGATCGCGGACCAGGACAACTCCACCGGGTGGCTGCTGAAGATTAACGGTGTCATGAGCTCGCACATCGACCTCGCCGACCCCCTGTTCCTGGACTTTGAGTACATGCGCTGGATGGCGGCGCTCATTGAGTCCCGCTGGCCGCCGTCCTCCACGGCCGCAGCTCCTGGCGGGACCGCGCACAAGCTCCGCGGCCTGCACCTGGGCGGAGGCGCGTGCTCCATGGCGCGCTATTTCTCCGCCGCCTACCCCGACGCCCGGCAGGTGGTGGTGGAACTGGACGGCAAGCTCGCCGAATACGTGCGCGGCTGGTTCGACCTTCCCAAGGCACCCCTGCTCCGTATTCGGGTGGGGGAGGCCCGGGCCGTGACCGAAACCCTCACGGAGCACACCCGGGACTTCATCATCCGCGATGTCTTCGCCGGGGCCTTCACCCCACGGCCGCTTACCACCGCCGAATTCACCGCCCACGCCAAGCGGGTCCTGGCTCCGGGCGGCCTGTACGTGGCCAACTCGGGGGACGCGCCCGACCTCAAGAACGCGCGGGAGGATGCCGCCACCATCGCCGCAGCCTTCAAACACACGGTGATCATTGCCGACCCCGCCATGCTGAAGGGCCGGCGCTACGGCAACATGGTCATGGCCGGCAGCGACGTGCCGTTCGGCGGCGATCCCCAGCTGCGGCGCCGGCTCCTGGGCGGTGCCGTCCCCGCCCATCTCTGGGATGACGCCCAGGTCCGGGCCTTCGCCGCCGGGGCACCGGTCCGCCACGACCCTCCCCACCCGCACCCTAACCTCGCAAGCTCGGCCAGGGAACCCGGCGGGCGTGGGCCCACGTAG
- a CDS encoding PfkB family carbohydrate kinase encodes MRIVVVGDVMLDVDLAGEATRLSPDAPVPVVDVSSVRHRAGGAGLVARMLAQDGWPVTLVTMLGDDDAGRQVRAQLAGVRLVAGDTGYPSPVKTRVRAGSHPVVRFDQGCEKTPVPDVTPAMLRAVENAGVIIVADYGRGLAANPGLRKLLASLAGHVPIVWDPHPAGPDPVPGVAVVTPNMAEATKAARSAGGAMDGPGPGDPAADAAGILLQRWGSRAVLVTQGEEGALLLRQGDHSPRNVPAPRVEAGDPCGAGDRLAASLAVHLLAGRDLPDAAALAVHDAADFLAAGGVAALTDTAPGGRGGERTGPLAGVDRLTEPLLLVRAIRETGGTVVATGGCFDLLHAGHVRSLKAARELGECLIVCLNSDDSVRRLKGPERPIINQHDRAELLLAMECVDAVMVFDEDTPDAALDRLRPDIWVKGGDYKGARLPEADLVESWGGRCLTVPFHPARSTTGLADALAKVG; translated from the coding sequence ATGAGGATTGTGGTGGTGGGAGACGTGATGTTGGACGTGGACCTGGCCGGAGAAGCCACCCGGTTGAGCCCGGACGCGCCCGTGCCCGTGGTTGATGTTTCCAGCGTGCGGCACCGGGCCGGCGGCGCCGGTCTGGTGGCACGGATGCTGGCCCAGGACGGCTGGCCGGTCACCCTGGTGACAATGCTGGGAGATGACGACGCCGGACGCCAGGTCCGTGCGCAGCTCGCCGGAGTGCGCCTGGTGGCGGGGGACACGGGATACCCGTCGCCGGTCAAGACCAGGGTCCGGGCCGGCTCCCATCCTGTGGTCCGCTTCGACCAGGGCTGCGAAAAAACACCGGTCCCGGACGTCACGCCCGCCATGCTCCGGGCCGTGGAAAATGCCGGGGTGATCATTGTGGCCGATTACGGGAGGGGGCTGGCGGCCAATCCCGGGCTGCGGAAGCTGCTGGCCAGCCTCGCCGGGCACGTCCCCATCGTCTGGGATCCACACCCCGCAGGTCCGGACCCGGTCCCCGGCGTGGCGGTGGTGACGCCCAACATGGCCGAAGCCACCAAGGCGGCGCGGTCCGCGGGCGGGGCAATGGACGGCCCCGGCCCAGGGGACCCGGCCGCGGATGCTGCCGGAATCCTGCTGCAGCGCTGGGGCAGCCGTGCCGTCCTGGTGACCCAGGGCGAGGAGGGGGCTCTCTTGCTGCGGCAGGGCGACCATTCCCCCCGGAATGTTCCCGCGCCCAGGGTGGAAGCCGGAGATCCCTGCGGAGCCGGCGACCGCCTCGCCGCCAGCCTGGCCGTGCACCTCCTGGCCGGCCGCGACCTGCCGGATGCGGCCGCCTTGGCCGTCCACGATGCGGCGGACTTCCTGGCCGCGGGGGGAGTGGCGGCGCTGACCGATACCGCCCCGGGTGGCCGTGGCGGGGAAAGGACCGGACCGCTTGCCGGTGTCGACCGGCTCACCGAACCCTTGCTGCTGGTCCGCGCCATCCGGGAAACGGGTGGAACCGTGGTGGCCACCGGCGGCTGTTTCGATCTCCTGCATGCCGGCCACGTCCGGTCCCTCAAAGCCGCCAGGGAACTGGGGGAGTGCCTGATCGTCTGCCTCAACTCCGATGACTCGGTGCGGCGGCTCAAAGGCCCGGAACGTCCCATCATCAACCAGCACGACAGGGCGGAGCTGCTCCTGGCCATGGAATGCGTGGACGCGGTAATGGTCTTCGACGAGGACACCCCCGACGCCGCGCTGGACCGGCTCCGCCCCGACATCTGGGTCAAGGGCGGCGACTACAAGGGGGCCAGGCTGCCCGAGGCCGACCTCGTGGAAAGCTGGGGCGGCCGGTGCCTCACCGTCCCGTTCCATCCCGCCCGCTCCACCACCGGCCTCGCGGACGCGCTCGCCAAGGTGGGCTGA
- a CDS encoding aldehyde dehydrogenase family protein, with protein sequence MSTTATETTPGSETTGGAGITIQDPRTGEVLWTVPEAGPEEVDHAITVARSAAPGWAAAAPAERGAALRAAAKALEAAAQELAGLNASETGRPVDEALAGISAAVSTLEQYAELAPVHRGHSLRGNRLATDYTVAEPRGVAVLLTPWNDPVAVACGLIGAALVTGNAVVHKPSERCPRLGEALGEVLAPAFPPGVFLTISGGAGVGALLAQADVDVIAHVGSSASGARIARAGALTGAHVIRENGGNDPLLVDRDVDPAWAAEQAAIGAFSNSGQICTAVERIYVHKDIADQFCSALEAEAALRNGNGTVAPLVDQRMREGVHAHVFGALAQGARAVEGGDLPDGPGSFYPATVLLDCTDDMQVMTEETFGPVAPVQVVESFDDGLRLACSGKYGLAATVLSANLAHIQQAVAALPVGTVKVNEVFGGAPGGAAQPRGGSGHGFGYGPELLDEFTQVKVVHIAAPPSAAAERDRP encoded by the coding sequence ATGTCCACCACAGCCACCGAAACAACCCCGGGCAGCGAAACCACCGGGGGCGCCGGCATCACCATCCAGGATCCCCGTACCGGTGAGGTGCTCTGGACGGTGCCCGAAGCGGGGCCGGAGGAAGTAGACCATGCCATCACCGTGGCCCGCAGCGCGGCCCCCGGATGGGCAGCTGCTGCTCCAGCTGAGCGGGGCGCCGCGCTCCGCGCCGCCGCCAAGGCGCTCGAGGCCGCCGCCCAGGAACTCGCCGGGCTTAACGCCAGCGAAACCGGCCGCCCGGTGGACGAGGCCCTGGCCGGCATTTCCGCCGCCGTCTCCACTTTGGAGCAGTACGCGGAGCTGGCCCCCGTCCACCGCGGCCACAGCCTGCGGGGCAACCGGCTGGCCACCGATTACACCGTGGCCGAACCGCGCGGCGTTGCAGTCCTCCTCACGCCCTGGAACGACCCCGTGGCAGTCGCCTGCGGCCTGATCGGCGCCGCCCTGGTGACCGGAAACGCCGTCGTGCACAAACCCAGTGAACGCTGCCCGCGCCTGGGGGAAGCGCTGGGCGAAGTGCTCGCGCCGGCCTTCCCGCCCGGCGTCTTCCTCACCATCTCCGGTGGCGCCGGGGTGGGCGCGCTGCTCGCCCAGGCCGATGTGGACGTGATCGCCCATGTGGGCTCCAGCGCTTCCGGCGCCCGGATCGCCAGGGCCGGCGCACTGACCGGGGCGCACGTCATCCGGGAAAACGGCGGGAACGATCCACTGCTGGTGGACCGCGACGTCGACCCGGCCTGGGCGGCCGAACAGGCTGCGATCGGCGCCTTCAGCAACAGCGGCCAGATCTGCACGGCCGTGGAGCGTATCTACGTCCACAAGGACATCGCCGACCAGTTCTGCAGTGCCCTGGAAGCCGAGGCCGCGCTCCGGAACGGCAACGGCACCGTGGCGCCGCTCGTGGACCAGCGGATGCGTGAGGGCGTTCACGCACACGTGTTCGGCGCCCTGGCCCAGGGCGCCCGGGCCGTGGAGGGTGGAGACCTTCCGGACGGGCCGGGCTCCTTCTACCCCGCCACCGTCCTGCTCGACTGCACCGACGATATGCAGGTGATGACGGAGGAGACGTTCGGCCCGGTGGCCCCGGTGCAGGTAGTCGAATCGTTCGACGACGGCCTGCGCCTTGCGTGCAGCGGCAAGTACGGCCTCGCGGCCACAGTCCTGAGCGCCAACCTTGCGCACATCCAGCAGGCGGTCGCGGCACTGCCGGTGGGAACCGTGAAAGTCAACGAGGTATTCGGCGGTGCTCCCGGAGGTGCCGCCCAGCCGCGCGGCGGGAGCGGCCACGGATTTGGCTACGGCCCGGAACTGCTGGACGAGTTCACGCAGGTCAAAGTGGTGCACATCGCCGCGCCACCGTCAGCCGCTGCTGAACGGGACCGGCCATGA
- the rfaE2 gene encoding D-glycero-beta-D-manno-heptose 1-phosphate adenylyltransferase — translation MNGFREPSDLSTQRALSEWLPGRLAAEQPPILVIGDVILDGWWNGSIERLCREAPAPVVDIRTRESVPGGAANTAMNLAALGARVSVAGIIGADDAGERLRSQLAAAGIDVRHLHVHPDMVTTTKIRISSGGQVMLRLDDSARTVPDDAIAALAASVRAAVERQDAVLVCDYGTGVVAGPVRPALADALGRRAGRADRPLVVVDAHDPRPWAALQPDLVTPNAQEAARLLDRKLPEGQGRVDAVAAESAVLLERTGSGGVVVTLDRDGTVLLTGDGVSHRTWARPAAEKQASGAGDTFVAALTLARAAGLPLTASLDLAQSAADVVVHQPGTSVCSTAQLSRYLKAFADAALGEDELERQLELHRAQGQRIVLTNGCFDVLHSGHTRYLNQAKQLGDILVVALNSDESVRRLKGAGRPINSVADRAAVVAALSCVDYVTVFDTPTAVPLIRRLRPEVYAKGGDYTPGMLAETPAVEECGGRVAILDYVAERSTTAVVNRIRDGEGAVPSN, via the coding sequence ATGAACGGATTCCGGGAACCGTCCGACCTCTCCACCCAGCGGGCGCTGTCCGAGTGGCTGCCCGGCAGGCTTGCTGCCGAACAGCCGCCCATCCTGGTCATCGGCGACGTAATCCTGGACGGCTGGTGGAACGGCAGCATCGAACGGCTCTGCCGGGAAGCCCCCGCGCCCGTGGTGGATATCCGGACCCGCGAATCGGTTCCGGGCGGAGCAGCGAATACGGCCATGAACCTGGCCGCCCTGGGCGCCAGGGTATCCGTGGCCGGAATTATCGGGGCCGACGACGCCGGAGAGCGCCTGCGCAGCCAACTTGCCGCGGCCGGCATCGACGTCCGGCACCTCCACGTCCATCCGGACATGGTCACCACCACCAAGATCAGGATCAGCAGCGGCGGCCAGGTGATGCTGCGCCTCGACGACTCGGCCCGGACTGTCCCGGACGACGCCATCGCCGCGCTCGCCGCCTCGGTGCGTGCCGCCGTCGAACGCCAGGATGCCGTGCTGGTGTGCGACTACGGCACCGGCGTGGTGGCGGGCCCGGTCCGCCCGGCGCTGGCAGATGCGCTGGGAAGGCGCGCGGGGCGCGCCGACCGCCCGCTGGTGGTGGTGGACGCCCACGATCCCCGCCCTTGGGCCGCTCTACAGCCTGACCTGGTGACGCCGAATGCACAGGAGGCGGCGCGCCTGCTGGACCGGAAGCTGCCGGAGGGCCAGGGCAGGGTGGACGCCGTGGCGGCGGAGTCGGCCGTGCTCCTGGAAAGGACCGGTTCCGGCGGGGTAGTAGTGACCCTGGACCGGGACGGCACCGTCCTGTTGACCGGCGACGGCGTCAGTCACCGGACCTGGGCCCGGCCGGCAGCCGAGAAGCAGGCATCCGGGGCGGGCGATACGTTCGTCGCAGCCCTGACGTTGGCCCGCGCGGCCGGGCTGCCGCTGACGGCCAGCCTGGACCTCGCCCAGTCCGCTGCCGACGTCGTGGTCCACCAGCCCGGAACGTCGGTGTGCAGCACCGCCCAGCTCAGCCGGTACCTCAAGGCGTTCGCGGATGCGGCGCTGGGTGAGGACGAGTTGGAGCGGCAGCTGGAGCTGCACCGGGCCCAGGGCCAGCGGATCGTGCTGACGAATGGCTGTTTCGACGTACTGCACAGCGGCCACACCCGCTACCTTAACCAGGCCAAGCAGCTGGGCGACATCCTGGTGGTGGCGCTCAACAGCGACGAATCCGTGCGCCGCCTCAAGGGCGCGGGCAGGCCCATCAACAGCGTGGCCGACCGGGCCGCCGTGGTGGCCGCGCTGAGCTGCGTGGACTACGTGACGGTGTTCGATACGCCAACAGCCGTCCCGCTGATCCGGCGCCTGCGGCCGGAAGTGTACGCCAAGGGAGGTGACTACACGCCCGGGATGCTGGCGGAAACTCCAGCGGTGGAGGAGTGCGGCGGCCGTGTTGCCATTCTCGACTACGTGGCCGAACGGTCCACCACCGCCGTGGTGAACCGGATCCGGGACGGTGAAGGGGCAGTGCCAAGCAACTAG
- a CDS encoding 3-hydroxybutyrate dehydrogenase — MDNTLNGRKALVTGGASGIGAACVRALAAQGAKVVVADVDSAAAAKLADEVGGTAWAVDLLDVDALATLNLDVDILVNNAGIQRINPIEDFDPADFRRIITLMLEAPFLLVRAALPHMYANKFGRIINVSSVHGIRASPFKSAYVSAKHGLEGLSKVTALEGGEHGVTSNCVNPGYVRTPLVEKQIADQAQVHGIDESEVLAKVMLTESAIKRLVEPDEVASLVAWLASESAGMVTGASYTMDGGWSAR, encoded by the coding sequence ATGGATAACACGTTGAATGGACGCAAGGCGCTGGTCACCGGCGGTGCCAGCGGAATCGGAGCCGCATGCGTGCGTGCCCTCGCGGCCCAAGGGGCGAAAGTGGTGGTGGCCGACGTCGACTCCGCCGCAGCTGCCAAGCTCGCCGACGAGGTGGGCGGCACCGCGTGGGCCGTAGACCTCCTGGACGTGGATGCCCTGGCCACCCTCAACCTCGATGTGGACATCCTGGTGAACAACGCTGGAATCCAGCGCATCAATCCCATTGAGGACTTCGATCCGGCGGACTTCCGCAGGATCATCACCCTGATGCTGGAGGCGCCGTTCCTGCTGGTCCGTGCCGCACTGCCGCACATGTACGCCAACAAGTTTGGCCGCATCATCAACGTGTCCTCGGTGCACGGTATCCGGGCCTCCCCGTTCAAGAGCGCATATGTATCTGCCAAGCACGGCCTGGAAGGGCTGAGCAAGGTGACGGCGCTGGAAGGCGGGGAGCACGGGGTTACCTCCAACTGCGTGAACCCGGGCTACGTGCGCACACCGCTGGTGGAGAAGCAGATTGCGGACCAGGCCCAGGTGCACGGGATCGACGAGTCTGAGGTCCTGGCCAAGGTGATGCTCACCGAATCGGCCATCAAGCGCCTGGTGGAGCCGGATGAAGTGGCGTCCCTGGTGGCGTGGCTGGCATCAGAGAGTGCCGGCATGGTTACGGGTGCCAGCTACACCATGGACGGTGGCTGGTCCGCGCGGTAG
- a CDS encoding SDR family oxidoreductase, producing the protein MSIVVTGATGQLGQHVIEALLERGVPAGGIVAAGRSVGKLAGYAARGVNVQAMDYADAASVAAALKGATRVLLISGSEVGQRVEQHRTVIEAARAEGVELLAYTSIANADTTGMLLAGEHKATEALLRESGVPFVLLRNGWYLENYTEQLPGTLAQGAVAGSAGDGKVSGAARVDYAHAAAAVLVAEGQAGKIYELGGDEAFSMADLAAEISAATGRAITYNDLPAKDYAGLLTSVGVPEAFAEILADSDLGIARGDLLVSTGDLGKLIGRPTTSLAQAVRSAAATA; encoded by the coding sequence GTGAGCATTGTTGTTACAGGCGCCACCGGCCAACTGGGCCAGCACGTCATCGAAGCCCTCCTGGAGCGCGGCGTGCCCGCCGGCGGGATTGTGGCAGCCGGCCGTTCCGTTGGGAAGCTGGCCGGCTACGCAGCGCGCGGTGTCAACGTCCAGGCCATGGACTACGCCGATGCCGCGTCCGTCGCCGCCGCACTCAAGGGGGCAACGCGGGTGCTGCTGATCTCCGGCAGCGAAGTGGGCCAGCGCGTCGAACAGCACCGTACCGTCATCGAGGCAGCCCGGGCTGAAGGCGTGGAACTGCTGGCATACACCAGCATCGCCAACGCGGACACCACCGGCATGCTGCTGGCCGGTGAGCACAAGGCCACCGAGGCCCTTCTGCGCGAGTCCGGGGTTCCCTTCGTGCTGCTCCGCAATGGCTGGTACCTGGAAAACTACACGGAGCAGTTGCCCGGAACGCTCGCCCAGGGTGCGGTCGCGGGCAGCGCCGGGGACGGCAAGGTCAGCGGTGCTGCGCGGGTGGACTACGCCCACGCCGCCGCAGCGGTCCTGGTGGCCGAGGGCCAGGCCGGCAAGATCTACGAGTTGGGCGGCGATGAAGCCTTCAGCATGGCCGACCTCGCCGCGGAGATCAGCGCCGCCACGGGCAGGGCCATCACCTACAACGACCTCCCCGCCAAGGACTACGCCGGCCTGCTCACCTCCGTTGGGGTGCCGGAGGCGTTCGCCGAAATCCTTGCGGACTCGGACCTCGGCATCGCCCGCGGTGATCTCCTGGTCAGCACCGGTGACCTCGGGAAGCTCATTGGGCGTCCGACGACGTCGCTCGCCCAAGCAGTACGGTCCGCGGCGGCTACGGCGTAA
- a CDS encoding LysR family transcriptional regulator — protein sequence MNAHPDDLLILLAVSRSAKFTTAAQALGLNHTTVSRRIAALEKSLGGRVLSRASGGWELTELGERAVHAAEQVEAVLGTLGPAGQAPDPITGVVRMTATDGFSAYIAAPAVARLRRDHPGLSVEVVTMTRRALQQRSGLDIEVVVGEPQVHRAEAVRLGEYRLGMYASRAYLAEHGVPATVAELNEHPLVYFVDSMLQVDDLDAPRRLVPAMREGLTSTNVFVHVEATRAGAGVGFLPCFMGDLHDDLVRLLPDQIGELLPYWMVLRPDSLRRPAVAAVVQALRERMDEHRGALLGR from the coding sequence ATGAACGCGCACCCCGACGACCTGCTGATCCTCCTGGCGGTGTCCCGCTCAGCAAAATTCACGACGGCGGCCCAAGCCCTCGGTTTGAACCACACCACCGTCTCGCGCAGGATCGCCGCACTGGAGAAATCGCTCGGCGGCAGGGTGCTGTCCCGCGCCTCCGGCGGCTGGGAACTCACGGAACTGGGCGAACGGGCGGTGCACGCGGCGGAACAGGTCGAAGCGGTGCTGGGCACGCTGGGACCGGCCGGCCAGGCACCCGACCCGATTACCGGCGTCGTCCGCATGACTGCTACCGACGGCTTTAGTGCCTACATTGCGGCCCCGGCTGTGGCTCGGCTGCGCCGGGACCATCCGGGCCTGAGCGTGGAGGTGGTGACCATGACCCGCCGGGCACTGCAGCAGCGCTCCGGGCTGGACATCGAGGTGGTGGTGGGCGAGCCGCAGGTACACCGCGCGGAGGCCGTCCGGTTGGGCGAATACCGGCTGGGAATGTACGCCTCCCGCGCTTACCTCGCCGAACACGGCGTCCCGGCCACCGTGGCGGAACTTAATGAGCATCCCCTGGTCTATTTCGTGGATTCGATGCTCCAGGTGGACGATCTCGATGCGCCGCGGCGGCTGGTTCCGGCCATGCGCGAGGGCCTGACCTCCACGAACGTGTTCGTCCATGTGGAGGCCACCCGGGCCGGCGCCGGCGTCGGATTCCTGCCGTGCTTCATGGGCGATCTCCATGACGACCTGGTCCGGCTGTTGCCCGATCAAATCGGTGAGCTGCTGCCTTACTGGATGGTCCTGCGCCCGGACTCGCTCCGCCGGCCGGCCGTGGCCGCCGTCGTGCAGGCCCTTCGCGAGCGGATGGACGAGCACCGCGGCGCCCTCCTGGGCCGCTGA
- a CDS encoding MFS transporter, whose product MSVEHSQANEARYAPKGSGLKKIVAASMVGTVVEWYEFFLYATAATLVFGKYFFPSTGNDLDGIIQAFLTYAVGFIARPLGGIVFGQIGDKLGRKPTLQLTIVIIGVSTFLMGCLPGFADIGYLAPALLVALRFIQGFALGGEWGGAVLLVAEHSPNKTRAFWSSWPQAAVPVGNLLATLVLYIMSTTLSSEAFLGWGWRVAFWLSAVIVFVGYYIRTNVSESPIFLEAKELVEKEQAVSYGVFEVVRKYPKGIFQAMGLRFAENIMYYLVVSFAIVYLKSVHKYDTSSLLLALLIAHVIHFAIIPQYGRLADRIGRKPVYLAGAILGATWPFFAFPMFDTRNAVVIVLAVTIGLCLHGLMYAGQPAIMAEMFPTRMRYSGASLGSQVTSIFAGSLAPLLATQWLKDTGSWLPTAIYLVIACAITTVAVLSLKETKGIALEDVDKEDATREGLLPAGRR is encoded by the coding sequence ATGAGCGTTGAGCACAGCCAGGCAAACGAAGCCAGGTATGCACCCAAAGGATCGGGACTGAAGAAAATCGTTGCCGCCTCCATGGTGGGGACGGTGGTGGAGTGGTACGAGTTCTTCTTGTACGCCACCGCCGCCACCTTGGTCTTTGGCAAGTACTTCTTCCCGTCTACCGGCAATGACCTGGACGGAATCATCCAAGCCTTCCTGACCTACGCGGTGGGCTTCATTGCCCGGCCGCTGGGCGGCATCGTCTTCGGCCAGATCGGCGACAAGCTCGGCCGCAAGCCCACTCTGCAGCTGACGATCGTCATCATCGGCGTGTCCACCTTCCTGATGGGCTGCCTCCCCGGCTTCGCCGACATCGGATACCTGGCCCCCGCCCTGCTGGTGGCGCTCCGGTTCATCCAGGGCTTCGCACTCGGCGGTGAATGGGGCGGCGCCGTCCTCCTCGTGGCCGAACACAGCCCGAACAAGACCCGCGCCTTCTGGTCCAGCTGGCCCCAGGCCGCGGTCCCGGTGGGCAATCTGCTGGCCACCCTGGTGCTCTACATCATGTCCACCACCCTTAGCAGCGAGGCGTTCCTCGGCTGGGGCTGGCGCGTGGCCTTCTGGCTCTCCGCAGTGATCGTCTTTGTGGGCTACTACATCCGCACCAACGTCAGCGAGTCACCCATCTTCCTCGAAGCCAAAGAACTGGTGGAGAAGGAACAGGCCGTCAGCTATGGCGTGTTCGAAGTTGTCCGCAAGTACCCCAAGGGCATCTTCCAGGCCATGGGCCTGCGGTTCGCGGAAAACATCATGTACTACCTGGTTGTCAGCTTCGCGATCGTCTACCTCAAGAGCGTGCACAAGTACGACACCTCGTCGCTGCTGCTGGCACTGCTGATCGCGCACGTCATCCACTTCGCGATCATCCCGCAGTACGGCCGCCTGGCGGACCGGATCGGCCGCAAGCCCGTCTACCTGGCCGGCGCCATCCTCGGTGCCACCTGGCCGTTCTTCGCCTTCCCCATGTTCGATACCCGCAACGCCGTGGTCATTGTCCTCGCCGTCACTATCGGCCTGTGCCTGCACGGCCTGATGTACGCCGGACAGCCGGCCATCATGGCGGAAATGTTCCCCACCCGCATGCGGTACTCCGGCGCGTCCCTCGGCTCGCAGGTCACGTCCATCTTTGCCGGCTCACTGGCGCCGCTCCTGGCCACCCAGTGGCTGAAGGACACCGGCTCATGGCTGCCGACGGCCATCTACCTGGTCATCGCCTGCGCCATCACCACGGTGGCCGTGCTGAGCCTGAAGGAAACCAAGGGGATCGCCCTGGAGGACGTGGACAAGGAAGACGCCACCCGCGAAGGACTGCTTCCGGCCGGCCGCCGCTAA
- a CDS encoding helix-turn-helix domain-containing protein — translation MEAVPHAVPLPLAFADGVFPAGCPSRSLLDHITSKWGVLILIALSEGEQRWSDLRRRAEGISEKMLAQTLKTLERDGLVSRNAQPVIPPRVDYSLTERGYELSGLLVPLVAWAFENAEDIINGSR, via the coding sequence ATGGAAGCTGTTCCGCACGCCGTTCCCCTGCCCCTCGCTTTTGCCGACGGCGTGTTCCCGGCCGGCTGCCCCAGCAGGTCCCTGCTGGACCACATCACCAGCAAGTGGGGCGTCCTGATCCTGATCGCCCTGTCCGAAGGTGAGCAGCGCTGGAGTGATTTGCGGCGGCGGGCCGAGGGCATCAGCGAGAAGATGCTGGCACAGACCTTGAAGACGCTCGAGCGGGACGGCCTTGTCAGCAGGAACGCCCAGCCGGTCATTCCGCCCCGGGTGGACTACAGCCTCACCGAGCGGGGCTATGAGTTGAGCGGGCTCCTGGTGCCGTTGGTGGCGTGGGCATTCGAGAACGCCGAGGACATCATCAACGGAAGCCGCTGA